A section of the Xiphias gladius isolate SHS-SW01 ecotype Sanya breed wild chromosome 10, ASM1685928v1, whole genome shotgun sequence genome encodes:
- the rpia gene encoding ribose-5-phosphate isomerase, whose amino-acid sequence MRPQGRACLGNLAAGFVSSASRGQEAARSRQTRARPLSRSAANMAEEAKKLAAYAAVDNHVQNNQAVGVGSGSTIVYAVDRLAERVRQEKLNLVCVPTSFQARQLILQHGLALSDLDRHPELDVAIDGADEVDADLTLIKGGGGCLTQEKIVAGCAKHFVVIADYRKDSKALGQQWKKGVPIEVIPMAYVPVSRMIAKCFGGEANLRMAVSKAGPVVTDNSNFILDWKFEHAQNWKEVNTAVKMIPGVVETGLFVGMAERAYFGMEDGSVQVRDPPLH is encoded by the exons ATGAGACCCCAGGGGCGGGCCTGCCTCGGTAACCTCGCAGCCGGATTTGTCTCCTCGGCGTCCCGGGGGCAGGAAGCGGCTCGCAGCAGACAGACACGCGCGCGTCCGCTCAGTCGGTCCGCTGCAAACATGGCAGAGGAGGCGAAGAAACTGGCCGCGTACGCCGCCGTAGATAACCACGTCCAG AACAACCAGGCGGTTGGAGTGGGCAGCGGGTCGACCATCGTCTACGCCGTGGACAGATTGG cgGAGAGAGTGCGTCAGGAGAAGCTCAACCTCGTGTGTGTCCCCACCTCCTTCCAG GCTCGTCAGCTGATTCTGCAGCACGGCCTCGCGCTGTCGGATCTGGACCGGCACCCGGAG CTGGACGTGGCGATTGACGGAGCAGACGAAGTGGACGCAGACCTGACACTGATCAAGGGCGGAGG cGGCTGCCTGACTCAGGAGAAGATTGTGGCCGGCTGCGCCAAACATTTCGTTGTCATTGCCGACTACAG GAAGGACTCCAAGGCTTTGGGCCAGCAGTGGAAAAAGGGAGTTCCTATTGAGGTGATCCCCATGGCGTACGTTCCTGTCTCCAGGATGATAGCCAAGTGCTTTGGAGGGGAGGCCAACTTGCGGATGGCTGTCAGTAAAGCG GGTCCCGTGGTCACTGACAACAGCAACTTCATCCTGGACTGGAAGTTCGAGCACGCTCAGAACTGGAAGGAAGTCAACACCGCAGTCAAGATGATTCCAG GTGTGGTGGAGACGGGCCTTTTCGTCGGCATGGCTGAACGGGCCTACTTTGGGATGGAGGACGGAAGCGTGCAGGTTCGGGATCCTCCACTCCACTGA